From the genome of Spodoptera frugiperda isolate SF20-4 chromosome 23, AGI-APGP_CSIRO_Sfru_2.0, whole genome shotgun sequence, one region includes:
- the LOC118267056 gene encoding 23 kDa integral membrane protein-like has product MGLSTNCWKYLVLIFNVLFAMSAVVLFGASGFLIYKLFIYRHFIGVNVEYPAILLLMMAIITCSIAWIGWRTTKSMHQIHVIITGILIVLVVAIEFSCFVWAMVVWDNVEIDIKSTLSHYFEHTLTKTDTTDVDVIRWDRIQVKFECCGVSGPSDYTSKGHVPFSCCGQGPLDSLHKPYAADCSMLYQRGCGKPLHDYARQQVLMVAMTALAASILQSTGIFCTFFLAQSIKERRRASIRNSTSIRDGNFASPDDSLLAAPTAPAPTLPKY; this is encoded by the exons ATGGGACTCTCGACGAACTGCTGGAAATATCTAGTCCTCATCTTCAATGTGTTATTCGCA ATGTCAGCTGTTGTGCTGTTTGGGGCGAGCGGTTTTCTTATTTACAAGTTGTTCATATACCGGCACTTTATCGGAGTCAATGTGGAATATCCAGCTATACTCCTGCTGATGATGGCTATCATCACATGCTCCATTGCCTGGATCGGCTGGAGAACTACGAAGTCAATGCACCAGATACATGTCATCatt ACGGGGATCCTGATCGTGTTGGTGGTGGCGATAGAGTTCTCCTGCTTCGTGTGGGCTATGGTGGTGTGGGACAACGTGGAGATCGACATCAAGTCCACCTTGTCTCACTACTTCGAACACACGCTGACCAAGACTGATACTACAGACGTAGATGTTATACGGTGGGATAGGATACAAGTTAAG TTCGAATGCTGTGGCGTCTCAGGTCCCAGCGACTACACGTCCAAAGGCCACGTGCCCTTCTCCTGCTGCGGCCAGGGTCCACTGGACTCCCTCCACAAACCTTACGCGGCAGACTGCTCAATGCTGTACCAAAGAGGTTGCGGGAAACCGCTGCACGATTATGCGAGGCAGCAGGTGCTGATGGTGGCCATGACGGCTCTAGCAGCCTCTATATTGCAA AGTACCGGAATTTTCTGCACGTTTTTCCTAGCTCAATCGATCAAGGAGAGACGTAGAGCATCGATCAGGAATTCCACTTCCATCAGAGATGGAAACTTCGCGTCTCCTGACGATTCCCTACTGGCAGCACCCACTGCTCCCGCCCCGACCTTACCTAAGTATTAA